A region from the Streptomyces lydicus genome encodes:
- a CDS encoding Lrp/AsnC family transcriptional regulator, with the protein MNDVAASRNSPDRTGTPSIDSVSLAIIEQLQEDGRRPYAAIGKAVGLSEAAVRQRVQKLLDQGVMQIVAVTDPLTVGFRRQAMVGINVEGDLDPVADALTTMEEVEYVVMTAGSFDLLIEIVCEDDDHLLEMINKRIRTLPGVRSTESFVYLKLRKQTYTWGTR; encoded by the coding sequence GTGAACGACGTGGCGGCCTCTCGAAACAGTCCTGACAGAACCGGAACCCCGTCGATCGACTCCGTCTCCCTGGCGATCATCGAGCAGCTCCAGGAGGACGGGCGCCGTCCGTACGCCGCGATCGGCAAGGCCGTCGGCCTGTCCGAAGCGGCGGTACGCCAGCGCGTACAGAAACTGCTCGACCAAGGCGTGATGCAGATCGTCGCGGTCACCGACCCCCTCACGGTCGGTTTCCGCCGGCAGGCAATGGTCGGCATCAACGTCGAAGGTGACCTCGACCCCGTGGCCGATGCCCTGACGACCATGGAAGAGGTCGAGTACGTCGTCATGACGGCAGGCTCCTTCGATCTCCTCATCGAGATCGTCTGCGAGGACGACGACCACCTTCTGGAAATGATCAACAAGCGGATCCGCACGCTTCCCGGCGTCCGATCCACCGAGAGCTTCGTGTACCTCAAGCTCCGGAAGCAGACCTACACCTGGGGAACGAGATAA
- a CDS encoding aspartate aminotransferase family protein produces the protein MSGDLSKTAYDHLWMHFTRMSSYENAPVPTIVRGEGTNIYDDKGKRYIDGLAGLFVVNAGHGRVELAETAYKQAQELAFFPVWSYAHPKAVELAERLAHEAPGDLNKVFFTTGGGEAVETAWKLAKQYFKLVGKPMKHKVISRAVAYHGTPQGALSITGLPGLKAPFEPLVPGAHKVSNTNIYRAPIHGDDPEAFGRWAADQIEQQILFEGPETVAAVFLEPVQNAGGCFPPPPGYFQRVREICDQYDVLLVSDEVICAFGRLGTTFACDKFGYVPDMITCAKGMTSGYSPIGACIISDRLAEPFYRGDNTFLHGYTFGGHPVSAAVGVANLDIFEREGLNQHVLDNEGNFLSTLQKLHDLPIVGDVRGNGFFYGIELVKDKVTKESFNEEETERVLYGFLSKALYDNGLYCRADDRGDPVIQLAPPLIADQPVFDEIEQILRTVLTEAWAKL, from the coding sequence ATGAGCGGCGACCTCTCCAAGACGGCCTACGACCACCTGTGGATGCACTTCACCCGCATGTCGTCGTACGAGAATGCCCCCGTGCCCACGATCGTGCGCGGTGAGGGCACCAACATCTACGACGACAAGGGCAAGCGCTACATCGACGGCCTGGCCGGCCTGTTCGTGGTCAACGCCGGACACGGCCGGGTCGAGCTCGCCGAGACCGCCTACAAGCAGGCGCAGGAGCTGGCCTTCTTCCCCGTGTGGTCCTACGCCCACCCCAAGGCCGTCGAGCTTGCCGAGCGCCTGGCCCACGAGGCCCCCGGCGACCTCAACAAGGTCTTCTTCACCACCGGTGGCGGCGAGGCCGTCGAGACCGCCTGGAAGCTGGCCAAGCAGTACTTCAAGCTCGTCGGCAAGCCGATGAAGCACAAGGTCATATCCCGGGCCGTCGCCTACCACGGCACCCCGCAGGGCGCCCTGTCCATCACCGGTCTGCCCGGCCTCAAGGCCCCCTTCGAGCCGCTGGTCCCCGGCGCGCACAAGGTGTCGAACACCAACATCTACCGCGCCCCGATCCACGGCGACGACCCCGAGGCCTTCGGCCGCTGGGCCGCCGACCAGATCGAGCAGCAGATCCTCTTCGAGGGCCCCGAGACCGTCGCCGCGGTCTTCCTGGAGCCGGTGCAGAATGCCGGCGGCTGCTTCCCGCCGCCCCCCGGCTACTTCCAGCGGGTCCGCGAGATCTGCGACCAGTACGACGTCCTGCTCGTCTCCGACGAGGTCATCTGCGCCTTCGGCCGCCTCGGCACGACGTTCGCCTGTGACAAGTTCGGCTACGTCCCGGACATGATCACCTGTGCCAAGGGCATGACCTCGGGCTACTCCCCGATCGGCGCCTGCATCATCTCCGACCGCCTGGCCGAGCCGTTCTACCGGGGCGACAACACCTTCCTGCACGGCTACACCTTCGGCGGCCACCCGGTCTCCGCGGCAGTCGGCGTCGCCAACCTCGACATCTTCGAGCGCGAGGGCCTCAACCAGCACGTCCTCGACAACGAGGGCAACTTCCTGAGCACCCTGCAGAAGCTGCACGACCTGCCGATCGTCGGCGACGTCCGCGGCAACGGCTTCTTCTACGGCATCGAGCTGGTCAAGGACAAGGTCACCAAGGAGTCCTTCAACGAGGAGGAGACCGAGCGCGTCCTGTACGGCTTCCTCTCCAAGGCGCTGTACGACAACGGTCTTTACTGCCGCGCCGACGACCGCGGCGACCCGGTCATCCAGCTCGCCCCGCCGCTGATCGCCGACCAGCCGGTGTTCGACGAGATCGAGCAGATCCTGCGCACGGTCCTCACCGAGGCCTGGGCCAAGCTCTGA
- a CDS encoding ABC transporter ATP-binding protein, with translation MVAPPDNDVLWARGLHHTHGGTSALAGVSVGVREGEILAVTGPRGSGKTTLLKCLSGQLVPSEGEVWFNSAPVHTLSSPSRERLRLDRFGWIDTEPHLVPELTAWENAALPLLLRGTGTRSAKHTAVEWLDRLDVGMCANRRPARLDQSQRQRIAIARALATTPQVLFADEPTAPLHRSDGTQVLRTLTTAARSHQITVVLATHDPEAATLADRSLALLDGRQSGATAEAAGSSDEESRAACSLSV, from the coding sequence ATGGTGGCCCCGCCTGACAACGACGTTCTCTGGGCCCGCGGCCTGCACCACACGCACGGCGGCACCTCGGCCCTCGCCGGAGTCTCCGTCGGCGTCCGCGAAGGCGAGATCCTCGCCGTCACCGGCCCGCGCGGCAGCGGCAAGACCACCCTTCTGAAATGTCTCTCCGGTCAACTCGTCCCGTCCGAGGGCGAGGTCTGGTTCAACAGCGCCCCCGTGCACACCCTCTCCTCCCCCAGCCGCGAACGGCTGCGTCTGGACCGGTTCGGCTGGATCGACACCGAACCGCATCTCGTCCCCGAACTCACCGCCTGGGAGAACGCCGCCCTCCCCCTCCTCCTCCGCGGCACCGGCACCCGGTCCGCCAAACACACCGCCGTGGAATGGCTGGACCGCCTCGACGTCGGCATGTGCGCGAACCGCCGTCCCGCGCGGCTCGACCAGTCCCAGCGCCAGCGGATCGCCATCGCCCGGGCACTCGCCACCACCCCCCAGGTGCTGTTCGCCGACGAGCCGACCGCCCCCCTGCACCGCTCCGACGGCACCCAGGTGCTGCGCACCCTGACCACCGCGGCCCGCTCGCACCAGATCACCGTCGTCCTGGCGACCCACGACCCCGAGGCCGCCACGCTCGCCGACCGGTCCCTGGCACTCCTCGACGGCCGCCAGTCCGGCGCCACGGCCGAGGCCGCCGGTTCCTCCGATGAGGAAAGCAGGGCAGCGTGCTCGCTCTCCGTCTAG